In Zhaonella formicivorans, one DNA window encodes the following:
- the deoC gene encoding deoxyribose-phosphate aldolase yields MNREELAGIIDHTLLKPEATARDIEKLCLEAREHGFYSVCINPCYVKRAADFLADSKVKVCTVIGFPLGATTWRQKQAEAEEAVASGAHELDMVIALGALKGGEWGAVRKDLAAVRQAAGKGVILKVILETALLTSDELEQACIIAEEEGADFVKTSTGFLGPGATVEAVTLMRKSVGPSVGVKASGGIRTLKQLLEMVEAGANRIGTSSGVKIMEELPATKGLPAR; encoded by the coding sequence ATGAACAGGGAAGAACTGGCAGGCATAATCGATCATACCCTGCTCAAGCCGGAGGCGACTGCCAGGGACATTGAAAAGTTATGCTTGGAAGCCAGAGAACATGGTTTTTATTCCGTCTGCATCAACCCGTGTTATGTAAAACGGGCGGCTGACTTTCTTGCGGACAGCAAAGTGAAGGTATGCACGGTTATCGGTTTTCCTTTGGGGGCCACCACTTGGCGCCAGAAACAGGCGGAGGCAGAGGAAGCTGTGGCCAGCGGTGCCCATGAGCTTGATATGGTTATTGCCCTCGGTGCCCTAAAAGGCGGGGAATGGGGAGCAGTTAGAAAAGATCTTGCAGCAGTAAGGCAGGCAGCCGGTAAGGGGGTTATTTTGAAAGTTATTTTGGAAACAGCATTGCTCACCTCTGATGAGCTTGAGCAAGCCTGTATCATTGCCGAAGAAGAAGGTGCTGATTTTGTCAAAACCTCCACGGGTTTTCTTGGTCCAGGTGCAACGGTGGAAGCGGTTACCCTGATGCGTAAGTCTGTAGGACCCAGTGTAGGCGTGAAAGCATCAGGTGGCATCCGCACCTTGAAACAACTGTTGGAAATGGTGGAAGCCGGTGCCAACCGCATTGGGACCAGCTCCGGGGTTAAAATTATGGAGGAATTGCCGGCCACAAAAGGTTTACCTGCCAGGTGA
- a CDS encoding DUF3793 family protein, producing the protein MSNAITKKFLECRQQMDDKDDFFFTVAFLLAPTIAAQKAASLICFSQAKRDSLSLWQKYRGELLADTKLKYFEVSKIKNNLVVLFYQPDVLKKIIRQQAPCEFLQQFGYNTPINLKSYLEHLKRRYHHGCPPEIGLFLGIPVNDVISFINNRGQNFIFSGYWKVYHDAERAKNIFAAYDRARAKVLDLHAAGVNPCEIIKVI; encoded by the coding sequence TTGAGCAATGCAATTACCAAAAAATTCTTGGAATGTCGGCAGCAGATGGACGATAAGGATGATTTTTTCTTCACTGTCGCATTCTTACTTGCACCTACAATCGCAGCCCAAAAAGCCGCGTCTCTGATTTGTTTTAGCCAGGCCAAACGCGACTCCCTAAGCCTGTGGCAAAAATACAGAGGGGAATTGTTAGCAGACACTAAACTCAAATATTTTGAGGTTTCAAAGATTAAAAATAATTTGGTAGTTTTGTTCTATCAGCCCGACGTACTGAAAAAAATTATACGCCAACAGGCGCCTTGTGAATTTTTACAGCAGTTTGGCTATAATACCCCAATTAATTTAAAATCATATCTTGAACACTTAAAACGTCGGTATCACCACGGGTGCCCCCCTGAGATTGGCCTGTTTCTAGGCATTCCTGTGAATGACGTGATTAGTTTTATAAACAACCGCGGCCAAAATTTTATTTTCAGTGGTTACTGGAAAGTCTATCACGATGCTGAAAGAGCAAAAAACATCTTTGCAGCTTATGATCGGGCTCGAGCTAAAGTGCTTGACCTACATGCAGCAGGAGTCAATCCTTGTGAAATTATTAAAGTAATTTAA
- a CDS encoding PrkA family serine protein kinase gives MEFKRLIEKDRELRKSQHFEGTFLEYLEVVKNNPDVVKLAHKRMYDIILGKGYEVLKPEDNPRIRKIHGNETVKRFNFFKEDFFGIDKTLMKIVNYFHAAAMKGEESRQVLYLVGPVGSGKSSLVEALKKALESSEPIYILKDCPMREEPLHLIPKHLRQEFEKILGVQIEGDLCPVCRYRLKEEYNGEYEKFPVVTSNFSIRARKGIGVVPPVDPNNQDTSVLIGSVDISKMDLYPEDDPRVFSLNGAFNVGNRGLVEFIEVFKNDVEYLHTIITATQEKSIPSPGKGSMIYFDGIILAHSNEAEWNKFKSDHTNEAILDRIVKIEVPYCLELNEEIKIYNKILRKSNFGAHMAPHTIEVAAMFAILTRLAPSSKVDPLTKLKIYNAEEIVEKGMTKKIDITELREEAGLREGMTGISTRFIVKAIDNALANSEYNCINPLSVMESIIKSVKELDIAEDEKKKYLAFLQDTIRKEYNLVLEKEITKAFIHSYKEQAESLFNNYLDHAEAYVNKNKLKDKATGEQLEPDEKFMRSIEEQIGITESSAKGFRMDVTSYMFYLMRNNGKIDYTSYEPLKEAIEKKLTVSVKELSRVVTKSKVRDKEQDEKYNAMVEEMKANGYCDYCCDVILKYAANNLWKD, from the coding sequence ATGGAGTTTAAACGGTTGATTGAAAAGGATAGAGAATTAAGAAAGAGTCAGCACTTTGAAGGTACATTTCTGGAATACTTGGAAGTTGTGAAAAACAACCCCGATGTAGTTAAACTTGCCCACAAGCGAATGTACGATATTATTCTGGGGAAAGGTTATGAAGTTTTAAAGCCCGAAGATAATCCGCGCATTAGAAAAATCCATGGCAATGAAACCGTGAAAAGATTTAACTTTTTTAAAGAAGATTTTTTTGGTATTGACAAAACTCTGATGAAAATCGTCAATTATTTTCATGCTGCAGCAATGAAAGGAGAAGAATCCCGGCAGGTATTGTATTTGGTCGGTCCCGTAGGTTCGGGTAAATCTTCTCTGGTAGAGGCTTTAAAGAAAGCGTTGGAGTCCAGTGAGCCTATTTACATTTTGAAAGATTGTCCCATGAGAGAAGAACCCCTGCACCTTATACCCAAGCATTTGCGCCAAGAATTTGAAAAAATACTGGGAGTTCAGATTGAAGGAGATTTGTGCCCTGTTTGCCGCTACAGGTTAAAGGAGGAGTACAATGGAGAGTATGAAAAATTCCCCGTGGTAACCAGCAATTTTTCCATCAGGGCTAGAAAGGGGATCGGGGTTGTACCGCCTGTTGACCCCAACAATCAAGATACTTCAGTCCTAATCGGTTCGGTTGACATCTCGAAAATGGACCTTTATCCTGAGGACGATCCTCGCGTTTTTTCCCTAAACGGCGCATTTAATGTGGGCAACAGGGGCTTGGTGGAATTTATTGAGGTATTTAAAAACGACGTGGAGTACCTGCATACCATCATTACAGCTACCCAAGAGAAGTCAATCCCATCGCCCGGCAAAGGCTCCATGATCTACTTTGACGGAATTATCCTGGCCCACTCCAACGAAGCTGAGTGGAATAAATTTAAATCAGACCATACTAACGAAGCTATTTTGGACAGAATTGTTAAAATCGAAGTTCCCTATTGTCTGGAGTTAAATGAAGAGATTAAGATTTACAACAAGATTTTGCGAAAAAGCAATTTTGGGGCCCATATGGCGCCGCATACCATTGAAGTGGCAGCCATGTTTGCCATCCTTACCAGGCTCGCTCCTTCCAGCAAAGTAGATCCCTTGACCAAATTAAAAATCTACAACGCCGAAGAAATAGTTGAAAAGGGGATGACCAAAAAGATAGATATTACCGAATTGCGGGAAGAAGCAGGGCTGAGGGAAGGGATGACAGGCATTTCCACCAGGTTTATCGTCAAGGCTATCGACAATGCCCTGGCTAATTCGGAATACAATTGCATTAACCCGTTAAGCGTAATGGAAAGCATTATCAAATCAGTTAAAGAGCTGGATATAGCAGAGGATGAAAAGAAAAAATATTTGGCATTTTTACAGGATACCATCAGAAAAGAATACAACCTGGTTTTGGAGAAAGAGATTACAAAGGCATTCATTCATAGTTACAAAGAGCAGGCTGAGAGCTTATTCAATAATTATCTGGACCATGCCGAAGCTTATGTGAACAAAAACAAGTTAAAAGATAAAGCCACAGGGGAGCAGCTGGAACCCGATGAAAAATTCATGCGCTCCATCGAGGAACAGATTGGAATTACCGAGAGCTCAGCCAAAGGTTTCAGGATGGATGTCACTTCCTACATGTTTTATTTGATGCGCAACAACGGAAAGATAGATTACACATCTTACGAGCCATTAAAAGAGGCAATTGAGAAAAAGCTGACTGTCTCGGTAAAGGAATTATCCCGGGTAGTTACCAAGAGCAAAGTCAGAGATAAAGAGCAGGATGAAAAATACAACGCTATGGTAGAGGAAATGAAGGCTAACGGCTATTGCGATTACTGCTGCGATGTTATTTTAAAATACGCTGCCAATAATCTCTGGAAGGATTGA
- the yhbH gene encoding sporulation protein YhbH, whose product MAIFRDFSPIERDRAVEDRRRHRQLTEESIKRNLADILSEESIIGESKNKKIKIPIRGLKEYRFIYGKNVPGVGSGDGSEKKGDVIGHDDNGQGKGNNGAGNEPGEDIYETEVTIEDIIHYLFEDLNLPFLERKKFSEILSESSHKRSGYQKKGITPRLAKKRTVVEKIKRKQATIKSLREAELEEEIGRFPFKEDDLRYHRVKETRKRELNAVVICIMDTSGSMDQAKKYLARSFFFLLHQFIKMKYLNVEVVFIAHSTEAKVVTEKEFFHKVESGGTYISSGYKKALEVIEQAYNPAFWNIYAFHVSDGDNWSEDDNKAIEYAKKLCEVCNLFGYAEILPGVKPSNIKYKYIEKIKDHNFVTTTIDKKEDLWPALKNILKKDSKEG is encoded by the coding sequence ATGGCGATATTTAGAGACTTCAGTCCTATTGAGCGGGATAGGGCTGTGGAAGACCGCAGAAGGCACCGCCAGCTGACCGAGGAATCCATCAAAAGAAACTTGGCCGATATTTTATCCGAGGAAAGTATCATTGGCGAGAGCAAAAATAAAAAAATCAAAATCCCCATCCGGGGTTTGAAAGAATACCGGTTTATCTACGGCAAAAATGTACCTGGGGTGGGCAGCGGCGACGGTTCGGAGAAAAAAGGGGATGTTATCGGTCACGACGACAATGGGCAAGGAAAGGGCAATAATGGCGCGGGCAATGAGCCGGGAGAAGATATTTACGAGACAGAAGTGACTATAGAGGATATCATCCACTACCTTTTCGAAGATTTAAATCTCCCCTTTTTGGAAAGGAAAAAGTTCTCCGAGATTTTATCCGAGAGTTCCCACAAGAGGTCCGGCTACCAAAAGAAAGGCATCACCCCTAGGCTTGCCAAAAAACGTACAGTGGTGGAAAAAATTAAGCGAAAACAAGCAACCATCAAGTCACTCAGGGAGGCGGAACTGGAAGAAGAAATAGGCAGGTTTCCCTTTAAAGAAGATGACTTAAGGTATCACCGGGTAAAAGAAACCAGAAAAAGGGAATTAAACGCAGTAGTCATCTGTATCATGGACACTTCAGGTTCCATGGACCAAGCAAAAAAATATCTGGCCAGGTCTTTCTTTTTCCTGCTGCACCAGTTCATAAAAATGAAATACCTCAATGTGGAGGTCGTTTTCATAGCCCATTCTACCGAGGCAAAGGTAGTGACGGAAAAAGAATTCTTCCACAAGGTGGAATCAGGAGGAACCTATATTTCCAGCGGTTATAAAAAGGCGCTGGAGGTTATCGAGCAAGCATACAATCCTGCCTTTTGGAATATCTACGCTTTCCACGTCAGCGACGGCGATAACTGGAGCGAAGATGACAATAAGGCAATCGAATATGCCAAAAAGCTTTGTGAAGTGTGCAATCTTTTTGGCTATGCGGAGATATTGCCGGGGGTCAAACCAAGCAATATCAAATACAAATATATTGAAAAAATAAAAGATCACAATTTTGTTACCACAACAATTGATAAAAAAGAAGACTTATGGCCTGCTCTTAAAAATATTTTGAAAAAAGACTCGAAAGAAGGTTAA
- a CDS encoding SpoVR family protein has product MDYTLADLQKWGDKIEETAKGLGLDFFPQEFEIVNYEDMLAYEAYVGMPSRYPHWSFGKAYERLKTLYKYNLSGLPYEMVINSDPCIAYLLKENTLLLQILTIAHVYAHNDFFKNNRLFKEGTDAKYTVESFKNHAAMIRSYINDPSIGYESVEKILNAAHSIKLQITRTVGEKILTDEELRQKLIADYKKKHVNYSILEPYKPLEPPDLSKVPLEPQEDLLLFIMEYGELAEWEKNLLEIVREETRYFIPQIETKIMNEGWASYWHYKILQKLELPSSFYLEFIKRHNEVVRPVLGGINPYFLGFEIFKDLAEKYGQEKIFEVRSLERDQSFIRKFLTQELCVNLHLFEYVKKGNDYVVEEVADEEGWKEIRNTLSNSAGMGMVPLIRVSDMSRKDKTLTLEHVFDGRELQKNYMEETVKYIVDLWGHPVLLRTTLNGKNTTLVCDENKKIKYI; this is encoded by the coding sequence ATGGACTACACGCTGGCTGATTTGCAAAAATGGGGCGACAAAATAGAGGAAACTGCTAAAGGTTTGGGCTTGGATTTTTTTCCCCAGGAATTTGAAATTGTCAATTATGAAGATATGCTGGCCTATGAGGCGTATGTGGGAATGCCTTCCAGGTACCCCCATTGGAGTTTTGGCAAAGCATACGAAAGGCTGAAAACGCTGTATAAATATAATTTATCGGGGCTGCCCTACGAGATGGTGATTAATTCCGACCCTTGCATTGCCTATTTGTTGAAAGAAAATACGCTGCTCTTGCAGATCCTGACTATCGCCCACGTATATGCCCACAACGATTTCTTCAAAAATAACAGGCTTTTCAAAGAAGGGACCGACGCAAAATATACGGTGGAGAGTTTTAAAAATCATGCTGCGATGATTAGAAGCTATATTAATGACCCCAGCATCGGTTATGAAAGCGTGGAAAAGATTTTAAACGCAGCCCATAGCATTAAACTGCAGATTACCAGGACTGTTGGTGAGAAAATATTAACTGATGAAGAGCTAAGGCAAAAATTAATTGCAGATTATAAAAAGAAACATGTCAATTATAGTATTTTGGAGCCTTATAAACCCCTTGAACCACCGGATTTAAGCAAAGTACCTTTAGAACCCCAGGAGGATTTGCTGCTGTTCATTATGGAGTATGGTGAATTGGCGGAATGGGAAAAAAACCTCCTGGAGATAGTCCGCGAGGAAACAAGATATTTTATTCCGCAGATTGAAACGAAAATCATGAATGAAGGATGGGCCAGTTACTGGCATTATAAAATCCTGCAAAAGCTGGAGCTTCCTTCTTCCTTCTATTTGGAATTTATTAAACGCCATAATGAGGTTGTCAGGCCGGTGCTGGGAGGTATCAACCCCTACTTTTTAGGGTTTGAAATTTTTAAAGATTTAGCTGAAAAATACGGGCAGGAAAAAATATTTGAAGTGCGTTCCCTGGAAAGGGATCAGTCCTTTATCCGCAAATTTTTGACCCAGGAGCTTTGCGTTAACTTGCATTTATTTGAATATGTGAAAAAAGGGAACGACTACGTTGTGGAAGAAGTGGCCGATGAAGAAGGCTGGAAAGAGATCAGGAATACTTTGAGCAATTCAGCGGGCATGGGCATGGTTCCTTTAATCCGGGTAAGCGATATGTCCAGAAAAGATAAAACGCTGACCTTAGAGCATGTATTTGACGGGAGGGAACTGCAAAAAAATTATATGGAAGAAACAGTGAAGTATATCGTTGACTTGTGGGGGCATCCGGTCCTCTTAAGGACCACTTTAAATGGGAAAAACACTACCCTTGTCTGCGATGAAAACAAGAAGATTAAATACATCTAA
- a CDS encoding DUF3147 family protein translates to MSAELGLKIALRFFLGGGAVALSAVIARSMGGRVGGIFAAFPAVYVSAVVAVGINSPKTAALAATLELSKGALVGMLANIFCACSAAWYIPKYGWKKGLVLALVVWAFLATLIYYVAFEMGWVN, encoded by the coding sequence ATGTCCGCAGAACTAGGTCTTAAAATTGCCCTCCGCTTTTTTTTGGGTGGTGGCGCCGTGGCATTATCCGCTGTTATAGCCAGGTCCATGGGTGGCAGGGTGGGAGGCATCTTTGCAGCTTTTCCGGCTGTCTATGTTTCCGCAGTGGTTGCGGTTGGTATAAATTCACCAAAGACTGCTGCCCTGGCAGCCACGCTGGAACTATCGAAAGGGGCCCTGGTGGGTATGCTGGCAAACATTTTCTGCGCTTGCAGTGCGGCTTGGTATATTCCGAAATACGGCTGGAAAAAAGGACTGGTGCTGGCATTAGTTGTTTGGGCTTTTTTAGCTACACTGATCTATTATGTTGCTTTCGAAATGGGCTGGGTGAATTAA
- a CDS encoding DUF3147 family protein encodes MSLDWLDIAVRFVFGGSAVVASYLVSLFVPWKSFAGIFAAFPAVMAAAVILTGCKQGSAQAGEVAFGAVAGMLGCTFCVVGAVLLSRLFQNWAVGLFLSLFVWLGAAVFFNNLTGKMKKSGQDSVRGKRPIL; translated from the coding sequence ATGAGTTTAGATTGGTTGGATATAGCCGTACGGTTTGTTTTTGGCGGCAGCGCAGTGGTGGCAAGCTATTTAGTCTCCCTTTTTGTACCCTGGAAGTCTTTTGCCGGGATTTTTGCCGCCTTTCCTGCTGTAATGGCTGCAGCAGTGATTCTGACAGGCTGTAAACAAGGTTCTGCCCAAGCAGGAGAAGTAGCGTTCGGGGCAGTGGCGGGGATGTTGGGGTGTACTTTCTGTGTAGTAGGGGCAGTTTTGCTGAGCAGATTGTTTCAAAACTGGGCAGTTGGCCTCTTCTTGTCGCTGTTTGTCTGGTTAGGCGCTGCCGTATTTTTCAACAACTTGACCGGTAAAATGAAAAAATCAGGCCAGGACAGTGTTCGCGGGAAGCGGCCAATATTATGA
- a CDS encoding DUF763 domain-containing protein, translating into MKTGIANVPLHGGHCPPWLFEKMKQLGALIVEVIVMEYGPAEVLKRLSDPVWFQAFGSVLGFDWHSSGLTTVVCGALKEGLQNLQGELGLFFAGGKGKASRKTPTEIAEAGEKYGLSNDLAGLQRTSRLVAKVDSAAVQDGYELYHHFFIFDSSGNWAVVQQGMNGSTRYARRYHWLSETVQSFVIDPHQAVCGFPEQNVLNLVYLDNEATRKASVELCREKPELVLKVMKSASLNAPGPKQEPSVQQQLNLFSNEPFHGSLNEPALQPGGLSPSPRQMTMPASHPIPSVRYLDKILYRLYEKPPENYEKLLETPGVGPSTLRALAMVAEVTHGAKPSFHDPVRYTFAHGGKDGYPFPVQRQDLTHSLQVLRTAITKAKIGEMEKLEALRKLGKQEEWLYSS; encoded by the coding sequence GTGAAAACAGGCATAGCAAATGTACCGCTGCACGGCGGCCACTGTCCACCCTGGCTTTTTGAAAAAATGAAGCAGTTAGGTGCCCTAATAGTAGAAGTTATAGTCATGGAGTACGGCCCGGCGGAAGTGCTTAAAAGGCTGTCCGACCCGGTGTGGTTTCAAGCATTCGGCAGCGTACTCGGCTTTGACTGGCATTCCTCCGGTTTGACTACCGTAGTATGTGGAGCCTTAAAAGAGGGTTTGCAAAACTTGCAAGGCGAGCTGGGATTGTTTTTCGCCGGCGGTAAAGGTAAAGCATCAAGAAAAACACCAACCGAAATAGCGGAGGCAGGGGAAAAATACGGCTTATCCAATGATTTGGCAGGACTGCAAAGGACCAGCCGCTTAGTGGCTAAGGTAGATTCTGCGGCAGTACAAGATGGGTATGAACTATACCACCATTTTTTTATTTTTGACTCCAGCGGCAACTGGGCGGTGGTTCAGCAGGGAATGAACGGGAGCACCCGTTACGCCCGTAGGTACCACTGGCTTAGTGAAACGGTGCAGAGCTTTGTGATTGATCCCCATCAGGCTGTTTGCGGCTTTCCTGAACAAAATGTGCTCAACTTGGTTTATCTAGATAACGAGGCTACAAGAAAAGCTTCCGTAGAGTTGTGCCGGGAGAAGCCCGAGCTGGTCCTGAAAGTTATGAAGTCTGCCTCTCTTAACGCTCCCGGCCCAAAACAAGAGCCCAGCGTACAACAACAACTAAACCTTTTTAGCAACGAACCATTCCATGGCAGCCTTAATGAGCCTGCTTTGCAACCAGGGGGATTAAGTCCAAGCCCTCGCCAAATGACTATGCCCGCCAGCCACCCCATTCCCTCAGTCCGCTACCTGGATAAAATTTTGTACCGGCTATATGAGAAACCTCCGGAGAATTACGAAAAATTGCTGGAGACCCCCGGAGTCGGTCCGAGCACACTGCGGGCGCTGGCAATGGTGGCCGAAGTAACCCACGGTGCTAAACCCAGTTTTCACGACCCAGTCAGATATACCTTTGCCCACGGCGGCAAAGATGGCTATCCGTTTCCAGTGCAGCGCCAGGATTTGACCCACTCCCTGCAGGTTTTGCGGACCGCCATCACCAAAGCTAAAATCGGAGAGATGGAAAAATTAGAAGCCCTGCGCAAATTAGGCAAACAAGAGGAATGGCTTTACTCTTCATAA
- a CDS encoding cation diffusion facilitator family transporter produces the protein MMTGLLIKTFIKHYDNTRDVDVRKQYGTLAGAVGVAVNLLLFVIKLSIGLIVNSIAVIADSFNNLSDMASSVVTIIGFRLANKPADPEHPFGHKRIEYIAGLIVAFLVILIGFEFFQTSFQRILNPVEINFNLTAFLVLLVSISFKVWLAVFNKKLARMIDSKTLEAASADSIGDVLSSSCIALSLLISLWTPFPIDGYVGLIVAGIIFFAGINLTKDTISPLLGEAPPEELVKKITGKVLSYEGIIGTHDLIVHSYGPGNYMASIHAEVPSDMELMEIHEIIDTAEKEISKELNILLTIHMDPVNMDCELTSKVQNDLQQTLGDFPEVLSFHDLRIVGEGKKQNLIFDVVVDAGFSKKQENELKQKIAGKIKRQHPLYECIITVDRKYA, from the coding sequence TTGATGACCGGTTTATTAATTAAAACTTTTATCAAGCATTATGACAATACAAGAGACGTTGACGTTAGAAAACAATATGGCACGTTAGCAGGTGCAGTGGGAGTTGCCGTTAATCTACTGCTTTTCGTCATTAAATTATCTATTGGACTGATTGTAAACAGCATAGCGGTAATTGCCGATTCTTTTAACAATTTATCCGATATGGCTTCTTCAGTAGTGACCATAATCGGCTTTCGCTTGGCCAATAAACCCGCAGACCCGGAACATCCCTTTGGGCACAAGCGTATTGAATATATCGCCGGTTTAATCGTGGCCTTTTTAGTGATCCTAATTGGTTTTGAATTTTTTCAAACCTCTTTTCAACGCATCCTTAATCCAGTTGAAATAAATTTTAACCTTACAGCTTTTTTAGTTCTTTTAGTTTCAATATCTTTCAAAGTATGGCTGGCTGTTTTTAATAAAAAACTTGCCCGCATGATAGACTCAAAAACTTTGGAGGCAGCATCAGCAGACAGCATTGGCGATGTTCTATCCTCAAGCTGCATTGCGTTATCCCTGTTAATCTCGCTTTGGACCCCATTTCCCATCGATGGCTATGTAGGGCTAATCGTCGCCGGAATAATATTTTTTGCCGGAATTAATTTGACCAAGGACACAATCAGCCCACTCCTGGGGGAAGCGCCACCGGAAGAACTGGTCAAAAAAATAACCGGCAAAGTGTTGAGTTACGAAGGAATTATCGGAACCCACGACTTAATCGTGCACAGCTACGGCCCGGGAAATTACATGGCCTCCATCCATGCCGAAGTGCCAAGTGATATGGAACTAATGGAAATACATGAAATTATTGATACCGCCGAAAAGGAAATTTCCAAGGAACTGAATATCTTGCTAACCATTCATATGGACCCAGTAAACATGGATTGTGAACTCACTTCTAAAGTACAAAATGATCTCCAGCAAACTTTAGGCGATTTTCCGGAAGTACTCTCCTTCCATGATCTGCGCATCGTGGGAGAAGGCAAAAAACAAAACCTCATTTTCGATGTAGTTGTGGATGCAGGGTTTAGCAAAAAACAGGAAAACGAACTTAAGCAAAAAATTGCCGGGAAGATAAAAAGACAGCACCCCCTCTATGAGTGCATCATCACGGTAGACCGAAAATATGCTTAA
- a CDS encoding DEAD/DEAH box helicase — MGKNPEFQELEIPALLAAKLAQHGITRPTEVQIQAIPPILEGRDVIAESPTGTGKTLAYLLPLLSKVQFPSKELQAIILVPTRELAMQVFKVAAELGGEDLYCVALLGGANLKRQIENLKRKPQIVVGTPGRILELIKMGKLSAHTVKTVVVDEVDKMFDREFKLHITSIIKSTLKNRQLLFFSATVPEGVAAAAAEVMQDPVEIRITQAGRTAPGIEHVYFMAEERKKALTLQKLMAIYRPNKVIVFITRNEGVAPLARRLRELGLAAEGLHSDLPQAERKNVLENFRQGQSKVLVTTDLFSRGMDVSGVDYIFNFDLPPNEEYYIHRVGRTGRAGEPGTAVSLVTEKQKFIIAKYEKKLGIKIKQYGIANSEVFPVQYRTRKKP, encoded by the coding sequence ATGGGAAAAAATCCTGAATTCCAAGAACTGGAGATTCCGGCACTTTTAGCTGCCAAACTGGCCCAACACGGGATTACAAGACCGACGGAAGTGCAGATTCAGGCTATACCGCCCATCCTCGAAGGCAGAGATGTTATTGCTGAGTCTCCTACGGGAACCGGTAAGACACTGGCTTACCTTTTGCCCCTTTTGAGCAAAGTCCAATTCCCCAGCAAGGAGTTACAGGCCATTATTTTAGTCCCCACCAGGGAGCTGGCCATGCAGGTTTTCAAAGTAGCAGCGGAATTAGGGGGAGAGGATTTATACTGTGTTGCACTTTTAGGGGGTGCAAATCTTAAGCGCCAAATTGAAAACCTAAAAAGAAAGCCGCAGATTGTGGTTGGCACTCCGGGCCGTATTTTGGAATTGATCAAGATGGGCAAACTCAGCGCGCATACTGTCAAGACGGTAGTGGTTGACGAGGTAGACAAGATGTTTGACAGGGAATTTAAACTGCACATTACTTCAATCATCAAGTCTACTTTAAAAAATCGGCAGCTGCTGTTTTTTTCAGCTACCGTTCCGGAGGGAGTTGCTGCGGCAGCCGCTGAAGTGATGCAAGATCCGGTAGAGATTAGGATAACGCAGGCAGGTAGAACGGCTCCCGGTATTGAGCATGTTTACTTCATGGCTGAAGAAAGAAAAAAAGCTCTCACATTACAAAAGCTGATGGCCATTTACCGGCCCAATAAGGTCATAGTTTTTATTACTAGGAACGAAGGCGTGGCACCGTTGGCCCGGCGGCTAAGGGAGCTGGGACTGGCAGCCGAGGGATTGCACAGCGATCTGCCTCAGGCTGAGAGAAAAAATGTTTTGGAAAATTTCCGGCAGGGACAAAGCAAGGTGCTGGTTACCACCGATTTATTCTCAAGGGGAATGGATGTTTCAGGGGTAGATTATATTTTCAATTTTGACCTGCCGCCCAATGAAGAATACTACATTCACCGCGTGGGTCGGACCGGTCGTGCCGGTGAGCCGGGAACAGCCGTCAGCTTGGTGACCGAGAAGCAGAAGTTCATCATCGCCAAGTATGAAAAGAAGCTTGGCATTAAAATCAAACAGTATGGGATTGCTAATTCCGAAGTATTTCCCGTGCAGTACAGGACTCGTAAAAAACCATAG